The nucleotide window tatgatgtaatatgttgtttggtaTGGTATGAATGGTGTTGATGTACATGTGCATAAAGTGAAAAATACTATACATATTGGTattggtagtgtattatggatagtATGAGGTAATGGTAGTGCATTATGGATAGTAGGAGGTAATGATAGtctattatggatggtatgatagatgaaaatcaaagtgtattcaaagtagtgtaccaaaaacacgttatatcatttCATACATATAGATACACATGCGTATTTCTagtattggtaatgtaaaaagtattgtattacggatggtagtgtaaatgaaagtgcaattgtctaatactggtaatgtattacggaatttgtcaaagaaatgatagatatatatatgcacatgtgcatccataaTTGTTACTCGGACTTCTTCTTTTTTTAGAAAcgaaaaatagcgatttttatttaaaaaataataaaaaaattgtgtgttttttagttatttttaggtatttttggttgtgttcacattggttctcgcggttatcgcaataagggtggttcctaaccgatccttatcctatatatatatatatatatatatatatatatactattcatTTTTTTAGAACCACCTTGAGTTGTGAGAAGCGTGAAAACTAGGCCTTCCAAAaggtttttctaaaaaaaaaattctcaaaaatcttaaaaaaatcacttgtttcagcaaaaaaaaaatgtcgcaTGCAAAAATTTACATCAGgtgtaaaaaaaaatttcatcGCGTAACAAAATTTACATCAGGCGTAAACAAAACTTAAATCAGACATAACTACCGACTTGACACTTTTTTTCACAGATGTGTTTATAGTATTTTCATCTATGTTTGTGCAAAAAATTGTGACCCAACTCGCGTGGGAAGTaggagttctcatggttctcacaactcgtggtggtttTTAATTGAACAgaagtggagggttcaaatgagaagaaatttttgtaagaagaaaaaagaaaaagtttcaaccaataagaatgcttcattttacttatctaatatttgcatttaattttaatataagggtatatttgtAAATTTACATAGAtaattaatttgtagtcttcctctttaatagctaactacaataaatttgtaacttattttcaaaatatagattttttcaaaaaaaaagtaaataaataaatgaatttagagtgtaggacaaattactcggtgtgtaggataaattacgatttgtgtaggataaatttaaatATGTGTAGTATAAGTTTCGAAATGTGTAGGGTAACTTTTTATGTGTGCAGGCAAAAAATATTAATGTAGAGAATGATAATCTTTATGAGTAATTAATTACTTAAAGATAGTAATAAATGAGATAGAATAAAAACTACTTAACaatttacaattgtaccctttgttctttttcttcttaattaAATTTTTTTCTCAAATGAACCCCCCTCTTGAACagaatcctatatatatatatatatatatatatatatatatatatatatatatatatatatatatatatataggggaccgctaaaatgagaaccacctctagttgtaagaaccatgggaaCCAGTTTTTAGCCCTTAGATCAAcatgatggatggatgagattaaatgaatataaaaatattttccaaCTCTTTTTGTCTTTTatgattttgatttttttattcaCAAAAGGGTATTTATGGAAACTAATTTTAATGCCAGTAGTCATATCCTGCACATTTCAGCATGCATGTCTAATCAAATATTAAAAACTTTCAATTCTCTATGTTTACTTCTTGCCTTCTTCCAATCTTCGTCATAAACAATCAGAAAAACATCAAACCCTAGAGAAACTATTTGCTCTCCTCTCTTAGGCGACGAAGAAACACCCAAAAATTCGTTCGGCGATTCCGATTTCGGCGTCCACATTTGAAACGGCGAGGACTCCTAGGTTCAAATCCAGGAGAAAAAACGTTAACAGGTTGGTGTCTCTCCTTTTTCCTTTTAATAGTGAGAATTCTGTAATAGGgttttttgaatgattcttttggatATTTTTATTGGGAACGAATGTGGGTTGTTTCAAGTTATGTAGCGGATGTTTGGGTGGCGGGGGGTCGGTGTTGGGGTCATTTATTGAATGGGGTTTGGGGTTTGATCCTCCGGGGGGGTTTTGTATATTTTGGCGATGATTCAGTATTTTATTATATATCGTAGGTGTTTACAAGGAAAAAATGGTTGCACATACCAGAAGCTTGAGCCGGGGGAAGGGGAAGACAAATTTAGAACCAGATGTTATATGCGTTAGTTCCGGTGAGAAAAGATAGTTTTCTTTCGTTACGTAATTAACAGCTGGATTTTTTACACCACGTGTAAAATGAAAACCTAAATGTACATAAAATGTTTTTCCTCCCGCGTACATGTAGGCACGAGGTCCCGGCGTCAGCGCAATAGTCATGTCGCTTGTGTGCTCTTTGACTCGACCGAAGAAGATGTCACGCCCCCACGGGCGAACATCAAACGGCAGATAACGAAGCGGAAGCAAACGGACTATTGTGGCTCCCCGACGAAAAAGAGGAAGAAACACAGACAACCAGCACAACAACAGATTCCAGCGTTGAATACACGATCTTCCCCGAAGCAATTATTCAGTGCCATGATGGTTTTAAGTGATCGTCAGAAAGAGTCTATTAAGGCAATGGGTTTCGGGGGCTTGTTAGGTCTGAGTGTCAATGGGATTCCTGAGAAGTTAGCCTTCCATGTGGTGGATAGTTTTGATGCGAAGTCGATGACGTTAAACATAGGTAACGCCAGCCTGGTGGTTGACGCGGGGTTGATTAGCAAATTGTTAGGGATACGAAACACAGGTTTGAGGTTTGCTGATGTCGAGGTAGCCAAGACGCTTCCTCCATCGTTGAAGGCGTGGCGGGCACGCTTCCCACCAACAACTTACATAGCCCCTTCACTGATTTCGGCCGAAATACAGAAGGACACGTATTCGGACATGGCGTTTTTTCGTACCGATTTTGCCTTGCTTTTCCTCACTGCGATGGGCAGTTCACAGCAGAACGGTTATGTCAAAGACAAGATTTTGAAGCGTTTGACAGCGGAAACAAGATACGAAGATTACAATTGGTGTGAATTCATTATCGAGTGTTTGAGGAAGTGTAAGAAAAAATGGAGGCCATCGGACCCCAAGTGTTGCTGGGTTGGGCCGTTGACGGTCCTGACGGTGAGCATGTGTTTGGTCGTTATGTTTTAATTTGATTTCTTTTTATTAAAAGTTTACGTTTATATGTTATTGTGTTTTTATCTTTTCCTACAGTTGTTGTATGTAGACTGCACGCAGCAGCCAGCGTGCAACACCGGCGTTGGGGTCCGCGCACTTCATTACTGGACAAAAGATCTTTTGACGCGTCGTCAGGACTACGAGATAGCGAACGGAGGGTTCGGGCGTGGACGGGTGAAACCTCTAAGTGAGGCCCCAGCTGAAAACGGTGGAGCTGAACAGGTATGACCATATTTAAATTTTTGGTATCCCCTTTTTCCCGTATTTCCTTATAATTGGTTTATTGTTGGTCCAGCCTTAAAACAAATTTACGTAGACCGTTAAAAGCATAGCGTTTTCAACGATAAAACTGTAGGAACCACAAAACACTTTTTTCGTAAAAAATGGAAGTTCTACGTGAATTGTAAAAACCCTAACGATGACGGTATGGGCGGGCAGGCGAGCATTGTGGATGAATGGTTACAAGAGTTAGCTGCTTTAAGGTCCAAAATAGAGAAGACCTTAAGCGATCGGTTGAACCTGGATCCGGACAACGAGGATCATAGGAGGTTGAAGCGGAAATACCTCGAAGTGTTAGACGTGTTGCCATGTCTGCCGGATGAGGGATTAGAGACCTTCGAGGAAGGCGACATGCTGAATAGAACAGCCGGGGGTTCTTCCAGCCCTCCGTCTGCCCTAGCAGGTAAttgaattgtttttttatttttatttttttggctaCGCTAGGTGCATTTTTTACCATGTTGTTTTTTATGCAGAGGGGGTTGAGCAAGCGGCGCAAGACGACACAAATGTTGCTTCTGATTCTGCCGACGAATACGAAGAGTGTAATTTAAATGTGTTGATAGCAGGTATCGCCAAAACCGCAGTAGAGGGGGACGGCGCGAGCCTGAGAGATGTAAGCATAGTCTGTGACACCTTTCCAGGtaataaaaagaaggaaatgAGTAAACAAAACGCCCCCTCGAATTTTTTTCCATTGGAATTGTTGTCTTTGTGAAAAAAAGTGTTTATGTATTTTCATATTAGGGACACGTGGCGCTGCGGGTGGAGACGATGCCGACGATGGCGCCGATGAACCAGATATGGGCAATGTTGGGGCTGTTACCGCATGTAGTGGCGGTGCTGGGTACAAGCAGGCTGAAAGTTTGGAGGGGGTGAATCACGGGGAAGACCAGTTGGCGGTTGACAGCCAGGGTACAGTGAGCTTGGGGGATAATAGTCAAGTCGATGCTAGCGTGCCGGTCGAGACGAGAGTGGGGCGCTCGGATGTTGAGAGCCCGACGAATGTTGGCAAGTCAGGTAACGAAAAAAGGTCCCATGAATGGAAG belongs to Helianthus annuus cultivar XRQ/B chromosome 5, HanXRQr2.0-SUNRISE, whole genome shotgun sequence and includes:
- the LOC110943863 gene encoding uncharacterized protein LOC110943863, encoding MVAHTRSLSRGKGKTNLEPDVICVSSGTRSRRQRNSHVACVLFDSTEEDVTPPRANIKRQITKRKQTDYCGSPTKKRKKHRQPAQQQIPALNTRSSPKQLFSAMMVLSDRQKESIKAMGFGGLLGLSVNGIPEKLAFHVVDSFDAKSMTLNIGNASLVVDAGLISKLLGIRNTGLRFADVEVAKTLPPSLKAWRARFPPTTYIAPSLISAEIQKDTYSDMAFFRTDFALLFLTAMGSSQQNGYVKDKILKRLTAETRYEDYNWCEFIIECLRKCKKKWRPSDPKCCWVGPLTVLTLLYVDCTQQPACNTGVGVRALHYWTKDLLTRRQDYEIANGGFGRGRVKPLSEAPAENGGAEQASIVDEWLQELAALRSKIEKTLSDRLNLDPDNEDHRRLKRKYLEVLDVLPCLPDEGLETFEEGDMLNRTAGGSSSPPSALAEGVEQAAQDDTNVASDSADEYEECNLNVLIAGIAKTAVEGDGASLRDVSIVCDTFPGTRGAAGGDDADDGADEPDMGNVGAVTACSGGAGYKQAESLEGVNHGEDQLAVDSQGTVSLGDNSQVDASVPVETRVGRSDVESPTNVGKSGNEKRLG